ATGATCAAGTCGATCGCATTCTGTTGAGTCATATATTCATTGATTCCCCTAAGATAGACAACATTTTTAGGGTCGATCTCATCAGATTTTTTATGGAATAAACGCCACTGTGATTTGAGGATCTTATATTCTCGACTATGCTTATTGAGCGACCTAGTGAGAGCGATTCGACAACTGTCTAAAGCACGTCCGGCTAGCTGAACGATATGAAATCGATCAATAATAATCTTGGCATTCGGGAAAAGTCGTCGAATGAAACGCTGGTATTGAGCGTTTAAATCAATGACGACCGATTCCACTTGATCACGTTCAAACTTTGAGTAACGATTTTCAAAATAATTGATAATGGTAGAAGATAGTCTATCTGGGAGTTTAGCAACTAACCTATGAGTTTGTGCATCACAACAGATAAAAGAAGTTGTATTTTTAATCGAACGAAATTCATCAAAACAAAGATTCTTGGGCAAAACAGGTACTCGATATTGAGGTTTGATCCGTTCGACAATAGTTCTTCGAACACTACTAGCAGAGCAATGACAGATGCGAGCGATAAGTTCACCGTTCAAACCTTCCCTAGCTAATAACATGATCTGATTTTTTAGTTTACGAGAAAGAGTTTGATTAGGCTTAGTCAATTCAGAGGTCGCACCGAAAGTTGTGCGACAATTTTTACATTGATAGCGTTGTTTATGAAGGATCATTTCATAACGTATACCGTTTAAACTTGGTAAACGTACGTGAGCTTTAGCGAAACCATTTTTATTAACAGTGGCAAAGCCACAATTTCGACAACGGCTGATAGGATAAGATAGTACAGCTTTGATCAAAACTAATTTCTCTGTGCCATTATTTAAATTATCGATAACATCAATAACTTTGAGATTAGGGTCTTTAATATTTAGAAGTTTTAGTATACAATCGTTATGGGACATTTAAATTCTCTCCTTTACGTGGTTTGTGGTGAATTCATTGTATAATGAGAGGGCATTAAATGTCCTTTTTTTTGCGCAAAAAAACTGGTATGGAATTTTTCATCCATACCAGAAAGTGTATACCCAATAATTACCAATTTTTATGTCACTAGCACTATTTCGTTTTACATTTAATTTGACATGCGAAATCAAAATAAATAATATCAGCGATACTCCAAATAGACATACACCTAAAAATAAGATCTTTTCAAAGCCGATACACCGATATAAGATACCCGAGATCAACCCAGATGAAAATAATCCCATTTGCATAGAAATTTCAGCTAACGAATTTACCTTGATCACATTCGTATCTTTAGTGAAGGCATTTAAAATGTCTTTTGAAGCAGGAAAATATAAATTCCAACCGATCCCATTACTTAAAGCAACTAGATAGACAGTTACTTGTCCAAAAGAATGTAACTTCAGCATTATTATTGGAACGATTATAAAAAAAATGCGAAATATATACGAAATTATAACTATCATTTTGGAATTTACCAAACGTAAAAAGTAAATTGCGCTTAATGATATAAGTAAACCAGCTACAACATTAACATTTGCAATAACTGCAACCATACTATTCGATCCGTAAAGTGCAATAACATACCAATTTAAAGCTGATATTATGATGCCCGCCCCAAATTGTGCAAGAAAATCACTAGTAATAAAAAGTGAAAAATCTTTTTTCATAGTTTCAATGCCTCAAAAATTGCTCTTTCTTTATCGTTTAAAGTTAAATTCATTCCTTTTCTTTTGAAGAATTCGTGTGCAGAAACTTTAAAATCACATTGGATCACATTTTTCATATATCCATCGATAACTTTTTCGTCCCTCCCTTGTAAATATGCGTTATAAATAAATAACAGTTGCAGCCATACTTTAAAAAGAGGATCTTTTATCTCTGCATTTAATCGTGAATACAATTTACTATCAACATTTTTACGCATTTTATTTTCAAATTCTAAACATTTCGCAATCAACTGCGAAAAATTTTCAAATTTCGTAGAAAACTTTGGAATTGGAACATTGTAATTATATATACAAGCCTCTTCATACTGATCCAAAATGCTTTTATATCTTGTGTAATGCCTAGAATATACATGCATCGTACTTGTGAACCATGTCATCTTACCAACATTTAAATTCGTCCAATATGCCATTAGCTGCAATAGTACACTCCATTCAAACGTATTTATTCCTCCAAATCCCCAAATAGTATCATTTGCTCGAACACTTACATCTAAATTTAACCTCCCTTTTCGCGCCATAAAATGCAACCAATTATTACAAGGTACATCTTTTGTATCCACAAAATCTTTACCTGGATCATATATCGACATCACCGCGCGTTTAGTATTAAGATCGTCTTTCAATCTTTTAATAA
This window of the Ligilactobacillus faecis genome carries:
- a CDS encoding ISL3 family transposase, translated to MSHNDCILKLLNIKDPNLKVIDVIDNLNNGTEKLVLIKAVLSYPISRCRNCGFATVNKNGFAKAHVRLPSLNGIRYEMILHKQRYQCKNCRTTFGATSELTKPNQTLSRKLKNQIMLLAREGLNGELIARICHCSASSVRRTIVERIKPQYRVPVLPKNLCFDEFRSIKNTTSFICCDAQTHRLVAKLPDRLSSTIINYFENRYSKFERDQVESVVIDLNAQYQRFIRRLFPNAKIIIDRFHIVQLAGRALDSCRIALTRSLNKHSREYKILKSQWRLFHKKSDEIDPKNVVYLRGINEYMTQQNAIDLIINKFSKFKIVYQTYQDITLALKNKDITTLNEVLDSYERTNTEMDTTIRTFRKNRSYLINSVTSIYSNGPLEGINRKIKLLKRSCYGFANQQFFFLRIDCIFA
- a CDS encoding thymidylate synthase, coding for MKCQNQTDALIQMLRKIDADGEEVLTRGFRQKEVLAQLVTIEKPNERVIVLKNRNNNIFALIAETLWVLAGRNDLVFLEHYLPRAVDFSDDGMTWRAAYGPRLRNWDGIDQFEMVIKRLKDDLNTKRAVMSIYDPGKDFVDTKDVPCNNWLHFMARKGRLNLDVSVRANDTIWGFGGINTFEWSVLLQLMAYWTNLNVGKMTWFTSTMHVYSRHYTRYKSILDQYEEACIYNYNVPIPKFSTKFENFSQLIAKCLEFENKMRKNVDSKLYSRLNAEIKDPLFKVWLQLLFIYNAYLQGRDEKVIDGYMKNVIQCDFKVSAHEFFKRKGMNLTLNDKERAIFEALKL